The Amycolatopsis sp. DG1A-15b genome window below encodes:
- a CDS encoding peptidase, giving the protein MKHTKLRAAVVTAVLSLAFALVGGPAQAAPKPFWTPDAMRAAVPMDSLVKAPAFTPKDVAAGQSAIIRSIPNGGGPWTGGGKVTTTAGRVFFLFNGQKASCSGDAVTSTNGSVVVTAGHCVKYQGTWHTQWVFVPGYNNGNAPYGQWTAKTTLTTPQWEASEDINYDVGMAVVNPLNSQRLTDVVGAQGIAFNQPKNQSMYTFGYPAAAPYDGTKLIYCSGTTFTDFLLTKDHGMSCNMTGGSSGGPWFLSFNEGTGAGVQASVNSFGYNFLPGYMFGPYFGTDAQNLYNRAQAA; this is encoded by the coding sequence TTGAAGCACACGAAACTCCGGGCCGCGGTGGTCACCGCCGTCCTCTCCCTCGCGTTCGCCCTGGTCGGCGGCCCCGCCCAGGCCGCGCCCAAACCGTTCTGGACGCCCGATGCCATGCGGGCGGCCGTGCCGATGGACTCGCTCGTCAAAGCCCCGGCCTTCACGCCGAAAGACGTGGCCGCAGGGCAGAGCGCGATCATCCGGAGCATCCCGAACGGCGGTGGGCCCTGGACCGGCGGCGGCAAGGTCACCACGACCGCCGGGCGCGTGTTCTTCCTCTTCAACGGCCAAAAGGCCTCCTGCTCCGGGGACGCCGTCACCAGCACCAACGGCAGCGTCGTCGTCACCGCCGGGCACTGCGTGAAGTACCAGGGCACCTGGCACACCCAATGGGTCTTCGTGCCCGGCTACAACAACGGCAACGCCCCCTACGGCCAGTGGACGGCGAAGACCACCCTCACCACGCCGCAGTGGGAAGCCAGCGAGGACATCAACTACGACGTCGGCATGGCCGTCGTCAACCCGCTGAACTCCCAGCGGCTCACCGACGTCGTCGGCGCGCAGGGCATCGCCTTCAACCAGCCGAAGAACCAGAGCATGTACACCTTCGGCTACCCGGCCGCGGCGCCCTACGACGGCACCAAGCTGATCTACTGCAGCGGCACCACCTTCACCGACTTCCTGCTGACCAAGGACCACGGCATGAGCTGCAACATGACCGGTGGCTCCAGCGGCGGCCCCTGGTTCCTCTCGTTCAACGAGGGCACCGGCGCCGGCGTGCAGGCCTCGGTGAACAGCTTCGGCTACAACTTCCTGCCGGGCTACATGTTCGGGCCGTACTTCGGCACCGACGCGCAGAACCTGTACAACCGCGCGCAAGCCGCGTGA
- a CDS encoding alpha/beta hydrolase → MRKTLIALAFLPLLAAPPAEAAPRLQWTAPCPDYGMSPSPTAGLECATLRVPLDYAHPVRTIELTLSRRLGTPGKRRGVLLMNPGGPGSPGLAMPAQLQQRMGGSGLPDAYDVIGFDPRGTTYSTPVTCGMTTPEERGAVLGPYADGPRDVVATAAKARAVAVRCGSASTKDLLPHMTTANTARDLDRIREALGEKKISYYGVSYGSYLGAAYASMFPGRTDRIVLDSVLGPRGLDVRANQRFAEGFEDRFPDFAAWAAQRDDVYHLGRIPAAVTAKFFELAAVRGPGFRSDTWNGLYDDASFPAVAREWAGTARAAAGPLDGDNHAALQLQVLCNDADWPEQVGYYQRAVEFERARHPMFGPAAANVNPCAFWPVERAEPPVHVGGPGPANVLLVQNLRDPATPLSGARETRAAFGARARMVTVDAGGHGVFTRENACGNAAVLGYLRDGVFPAADGSCQSGG, encoded by the coding sequence ATGCGAAAAACGCTGATCGCGCTGGCCTTCCTGCCCTTGCTCGCCGCGCCGCCTGCCGAGGCGGCCCCGAGACTGCAGTGGACGGCCCCCTGCCCGGACTACGGCATGTCGCCGTCCCCGACCGCCGGCCTGGAATGTGCCACCCTGCGCGTGCCGCTCGACTACGCGCACCCGGTCCGCACCATCGAGCTCACCCTGTCCCGCCGCCTCGGCACCCCCGGGAAGCGCCGCGGCGTGCTGCTGATGAACCCCGGCGGGCCGGGCAGTCCCGGGCTCGCCATGCCCGCCCAGCTGCAGCAGCGCATGGGCGGCTCCGGCCTGCCGGACGCCTACGACGTCATCGGCTTCGACCCCCGCGGCACCACCTACAGCACGCCGGTCACGTGCGGCATGACGACCCCGGAGGAGCGCGGCGCCGTGCTCGGCCCGTACGCCGACGGGCCGCGGGACGTCGTCGCCACGGCGGCGAAAGCGCGGGCCGTGGCGGTGCGGTGCGGCTCCGCGTCCACAAAGGATCTCTTGCCGCACATGACCACCGCGAACACCGCCCGCGACCTCGACCGGATCCGGGAAGCGCTGGGGGAGAAGAAGATCTCCTACTACGGTGTCTCCTACGGCAGCTACCTCGGCGCCGCCTACGCGTCGATGTTCCCGGGCCGCACGGACCGGATCGTGCTCGACAGCGTCCTCGGCCCGCGTGGTCTCGACGTCCGCGCCAACCAGCGCTTCGCGGAGGGGTTCGAGGACCGCTTCCCGGACTTCGCCGCGTGGGCGGCCCAGCGCGACGACGTCTACCACCTGGGGCGGATCCCGGCGGCGGTGACGGCGAAGTTCTTCGAGCTCGCCGCCGTCCGCGGGCCCGGGTTCCGGTCCGACACGTGGAACGGCCTCTACGACGACGCGTCCTTCCCGGCCGTGGCCCGGGAGTGGGCGGGCACCGCGCGCGCCGCGGCCGGGCCGCTCGACGGCGACAACCACGCCGCGCTGCAGCTCCAGGTGCTCTGCAACGACGCCGACTGGCCCGAGCAGGTCGGCTACTACCAGCGCGCGGTCGAATTCGAACGGGCGCGGCACCCGATGTTCGGCCCGGCCGCGGCGAACGTGAACCCGTGCGCGTTCTGGCCCGTCGAACGCGCGGAGCCGCCGGTGCACGTCGGCGGCCCCGGGCCGGCGAACGTCCTGCTGGTGCAGAACCTGCGCGACCCGGCGACCCCGCTGTCCGGCGCGCGCGAGACGCGGGCGGCGTTCGGGGCCCGCGCGCGGATGGTCACCGTCGACGCCGGCGGGCACGGGGTCTTCACGCGGGAGAACGCTTGTGGAAACGCGGCGGTGCTGGGCTACCTGCGTGACGGGGTCTTCCCCGCGGCCGACGGGTCCTGTCAGTCGGGAGGATGA
- a CDS encoding class II 3-deoxy-7-phosphoheptulonate synthase, whose protein sequence is MNWTVDVPVDTLPELPPLPPELRTRLDKALALPAAQQPEWPDPEATRRVRGVLESVPPITVPAEIDRLKGRLAMVANGEAFLLQGGDCAETFESNTEPHIRANLRTLLQMAVVLTYGASLPVVKVGRIAGQYAKPRSAATDALGLPVYRGDIINSLVAKPELRVPDPGRMIRAYANAGAAMNLVRALTAAGMADLHQVHDWNKDFVSASPAAQRFESLANEIDRGLRFMSACGVTDTSLQSTEIFASHEALLLDYERSMLRLDNADAANPKLYNLSSHFLWIGERTRQLDGAHIAFAELLANPIGLKIGPTTTPEQALEYVERLDPRSEPGRLTLIARMGNGKVREVLPAIVEKVEASGHKVIWQCDPMHGNTHESSTGYKTRHFDRIVDEVQGFFEVHNKLGTYPGGIHVELTGEDVTECLGGAQEISDVDLSGRYETACDPRLNTQQSLELAFLVAEMLRG, encoded by the coding sequence GTGAACTGGACTGTGGACGTCCCCGTCGACACACTGCCCGAGCTGCCGCCGCTGCCGCCCGAACTGCGGACGCGGCTCGACAAGGCGCTGGCGCTGCCGGCCGCGCAGCAGCCGGAGTGGCCCGACCCCGAGGCGACCCGGCGGGTCCGCGGCGTGCTGGAGAGCGTGCCGCCGATCACCGTCCCGGCCGAGATCGACCGGCTGAAGGGCCGGCTGGCGATGGTCGCCAACGGCGAGGCCTTCCTCCTGCAGGGCGGCGACTGCGCGGAGACGTTCGAGTCCAACACCGAGCCGCACATCCGGGCCAACCTGCGCACGCTGCTGCAGATGGCCGTCGTGCTCACCTACGGCGCGAGCCTGCCGGTGGTCAAGGTCGGCCGCATCGCCGGCCAGTACGCGAAGCCGCGCTCGGCCGCGACGGACGCGCTGGGCCTGCCGGTGTACCGCGGCGACATCATCAACTCCCTGGTCGCCAAGCCCGAGCTGCGCGTGCCGGACCCCGGCCGGATGATCCGCGCCTACGCGAACGCGGGCGCGGCGATGAACCTGGTCCGCGCCCTCACCGCCGCCGGCATGGCCGACCTGCACCAGGTGCACGACTGGAACAAGGACTTCGTGTCGGCGTCGCCGGCCGCGCAGCGCTTCGAGTCGCTGGCCAACGAGATCGACCGCGGCCTGCGGTTCATGAGCGCCTGTGGCGTCACCGACACCTCGCTGCAGTCCACCGAGATCTTCGCCAGCCACGAGGCGCTGCTGCTCGACTACGAGCGTTCGATGCTGCGCCTCGACAACGCCGACGCCGCCAACCCGAAGCTCTACAACCTCTCGTCGCACTTCCTCTGGATCGGCGAGCGGACCCGCCAGCTGGACGGCGCGCACATCGCGTTCGCCGAGCTGCTGGCCAACCCGATCGGGTTGAAGATCGGTCCGACCACCACGCCGGAGCAGGCGCTGGAGTACGTCGAGCGGCTCGACCCGCGCTCCGAGCCGGGCCGGCTGACGCTCATCGCGCGGATGGGCAACGGCAAGGTCCGCGAGGTGCTGCCGGCGATCGTGGAGAAGGTCGAGGCGTCCGGGCACAAGGTCATCTGGCAGTGCGACCCGATGCACGGCAACACCCACGAGTCGTCCACCGGCTACAAGACCCGCCACTTCGACCGGATCGTCGACGAGGTCCAGGGCTTCTTCGAGGTGCACAACAAGCTGGGCACCTACCCCGGCGGCATCCACGTCGAGCTGACCGGCGAAGACGTCACCGAGTGCCTGGGCGGCGCCCAGGAGATCTCGGACGTCGACCTGTCGGGCCGCTACGAGACGGCCTGCGACCCGCGGCTGAACACGCAGCAGTCGCTGGAGCTGGCGTTCCTGGTCGCGGAGATGCTCCGCGGCTGA
- a CDS encoding SDR family oxidoreductase produces the protein MTNTSEFPSIGLLTGKVVLITGASRGIGAAAARLFAREGAAVVLASRGTDSLDRIAGEIRDAGGTADAVALDLADPASIRAAVDHVERLHGRLDGAFNNGAAIQQPGPLETTAEAEIDEQFAVNFRAHWTAMTAEAALMRRSGGGAIVNTSSIGSRRANPALPAYGAMKRALNSITETAAVTWAPHGIRVNGITPGGTATDMIDAWEAATPGVVERINASIPLGRMAEPREVAEAAAWLLSDRASMVTGAIVPVDGGAGA, from the coding sequence ATGACGAACACCAGCGAATTTCCTTCGATCGGCCTGCTCACCGGGAAGGTCGTGCTCATCACCGGCGCCAGCCGCGGCATCGGCGCGGCCGCGGCCCGCCTGTTCGCCCGGGAGGGCGCCGCCGTCGTGCTGGCCTCCCGCGGCACCGATTCCCTCGACCGCATCGCCGGCGAGATCCGCGACGCGGGGGGCACCGCCGACGCCGTCGCGCTGGACCTGGCCGATCCCGCGAGCATCCGCGCCGCCGTCGACCACGTCGAGCGGCTGCACGGCCGCCTCGACGGGGCGTTCAACAACGGGGCGGCCATCCAGCAGCCCGGTCCGCTGGAGACCACCGCCGAAGCCGAGATCGACGAGCAGTTCGCGGTGAACTTCCGCGCGCACTGGACCGCCATGACCGCCGAGGCCGCCCTCATGCGCCGCAGCGGCGGCGGGGCGATCGTCAACACCTCCAGCATCGGCAGCCGCCGCGCCAACCCCGCCCTGCCCGCCTACGGCGCCATGAAGCGCGCGCTGAACAGCATCACCGAGACCGCCGCCGTGACCTGGGCCCCGCACGGCATCCGGGTCAACGGGATCACCCCCGGCGGCACCGCCACGGACATGATCGACGCGTGGGAAGCCGCGACCCCCGGGGTCGTCGAGCGGATCAACGCTTCGATCCCGCTCGGCCGCATGGCCGAACCCCGCGAGGTCGCCGAGGCCGCGGCCTGGCTGCTCAGCGACCGCGCGTCCATGGTGACCGGCGCGATCGTGCCGGTCGACGGCGGCGCCGGGGCGTGA
- a CDS encoding helix-turn-helix transcriptional regulator encodes MDKQELGAFLRSRRERLRPQDVGLPAGPRRRTPGLRREEVAVLAHISTEYYVRLEQGRAPRPSGEVLAGIAAALRLTEAESEHLHVVAGTAPIRSGRHRRDVRPSILALLQRLPQTAAFVISATFEVLAWNDLAAALMEDFAAASPEGRNLARKAFLGPAEPPYGISDAAEFRLTVVMELRATLARYPADPAVRGLVDELRAGSADFTRLWDRHDVQATPVLTKTFRHPVVGDVTVDCDSLALPEGDQHLVLYTAPPGSRGAEALAFLEVVGSAGVTP; translated from the coding sequence ATGGACAAACAGGAGCTCGGGGCGTTCCTCCGCAGCCGTCGTGAGCGGCTGCGGCCGCAGGACGTCGGCCTGCCCGCCGGGCCACGCCGGCGAACGCCGGGCCTGCGCCGCGAGGAGGTGGCGGTGCTCGCGCACATCTCCACCGAGTACTACGTCCGCCTCGAGCAGGGCCGGGCGCCGCGTCCGTCGGGCGAGGTCCTGGCCGGGATCGCCGCTGCGCTGCGGCTGACCGAAGCCGAGTCCGAGCACCTGCACGTCGTGGCGGGCACCGCGCCGATCCGGAGCGGCCGGCACCGCCGTGACGTACGCCCCAGCATCCTGGCGCTCCTGCAGCGGCTGCCGCAGACGGCCGCCTTCGTCATCTCCGCCACGTTCGAGGTGCTGGCCTGGAACGACCTGGCGGCCGCGCTCATGGAGGACTTCGCCGCGGCCTCTCCCGAGGGGCGCAACCTCGCCCGCAAGGCGTTCCTCGGGCCGGCCGAGCCGCCGTACGGGATCTCCGACGCCGCCGAGTTCCGGCTCACCGTCGTGATGGAGCTGCGCGCCACACTGGCCCGCTACCCCGCCGACCCGGCAGTGCGCGGGCTCGTCGACGAACTGCGGGCGGGCAGCGCCGATTTCACCCGGCTGTGGGACCGGCACGACGTGCAGGCGACACCGGTGCTCACCAAGACTTTCCGGCACCCGGTGGTGGGCGACGTGACCGTCGACTGCGACTCGCTCGCCCTGCCGGAGGGCGACCAGCACCTCGTGCTGTACACGGCACCGCCCGGCTCTCGGGGGGCCGAGGCGCTGGCGTTCCTGGAAGTGGTCGGATCGGCGGGCGTCACCCCCTGA
- a CDS encoding wax ester/triacylglycerol synthase family O-acyltransferase, which produces MAGSPLSALDVAFLCLESETTPMHMGAVVTFTARGPVDPAALTALLAQRASRLPKLRQRARAELFPPGSASWADDPGFVAGDHIHHVVLSSLYEPDPLAAYASRWIAEPLDTSRPLWDLTLVTGLPAGKFALLLKLHHALTDGAGAYAVAAGLLDGVRPPERTSAPAHPIPSPRSTLDTVKGALGTAWGQAHEAAGIASSLVRAARPPLSPVSAPPSAERRLGFVRLPLAELRQVRRAHGGTTNDVVLAVLAGALREWLVNRGQRADGRTLRALIPVSVRGRAGAQLGGNKLSGYLCDLPVGEDDPGERLRVVRRAMTRNKAAGPSRGAGALPLLAGRVPPLLHRLGARTAGQAAPMLFDLVITTVPVPPARLSLDGARMAEVYPFVPLAPRHAVGIAVATYRDSVHIGLQANGAAVPDVGSLRDAVLKSAARLLDAS; this is translated from the coding sequence ATGGCAGGCTCGCCGCTCAGCGCACTCGACGTCGCTTTTCTGTGCCTGGAAAGCGAAACCACTCCGATGCACATGGGGGCGGTGGTCACCTTCACCGCCCGCGGCCCGGTCGACCCGGCCGCGTTGACGGCGTTGCTCGCGCAGCGGGCCAGCCGGTTGCCGAAACTGCGCCAGCGGGCGCGCGCGGAACTGTTCCCGCCGGGCTCGGCCAGCTGGGCCGACGACCCGGGATTTGTTGCGGGCGACCACATTCACCACGTCGTGTTGAGTTCCTTGTACGAGCCGGACCCACTGGCCGCCTACGCGTCGCGGTGGATCGCCGAGCCGCTCGACACCTCCCGGCCGCTGTGGGACCTCACCCTGGTCACCGGGCTGCCGGCCGGGAAGTTCGCGCTGCTGCTGAAACTGCACCACGCGCTGACCGACGGCGCCGGCGCGTACGCGGTCGCGGCCGGGCTGCTCGACGGCGTCAGGCCGCCGGAACGCACCTCCGCGCCGGCCCACCCGATCCCCTCGCCGCGCTCCACTTTGGACACGGTGAAGGGCGCGCTGGGCACGGCGTGGGGCCAGGCGCACGAGGCTGCCGGGATCGCGTCGTCGCTGGTGCGGGCCGCCCGCCCGCCGCTCTCGCCGGTATCGGCCCCGCCGTCGGCCGAGCGGCGCCTCGGGTTCGTCCGGCTGCCGCTGGCCGAGCTGCGCCAGGTGCGCCGCGCCCACGGCGGGACGACCAACGACGTCGTGCTGGCGGTGCTGGCGGGGGCCCTGCGCGAGTGGCTGGTGAACCGCGGGCAGCGTGCCGACGGCCGCACGCTGCGCGCGCTGATTCCGGTGAGCGTGCGCGGCCGGGCCGGTGCGCAGCTCGGCGGCAACAAGCTTTCGGGGTACCTGTGCGACCTGCCGGTCGGCGAGGACGACCCGGGCGAGCGGCTGCGGGTGGTCCGCCGGGCGATGACCCGCAACAAGGCGGCGGGCCCGAGCCGCGGCGCCGGCGCGCTGCCGCTGCTGGCCGGCCGCGTCCCGCCGCTGCTGCACCGCCTGGGCGCCCGCACGGCGGGCCAGGCCGCGCCGATGCTGTTCGACCTGGTGATCACGACGGTCCCGGTGCCCCCGGCCCGCCTGTCCCTCGACGGCGCCCGGATGGCGGAGGTCTACCCGTTCGTACCGCTGGCCCCGCGCCACGCGGTCGGCATCGCGGTCGCGACGTACCGGGATTCGGTCCACATCGGACTGCAGGCCAACGGCGCGGCGGTGCCGGACGTCGGCTCGCTGCGGGACGCGGTCCTGAAGTCCGCGGCCCGGCTGCTCGACGCCTCCTGA
- a CDS encoding flotillin family protein: MSLVEILLVSAGGVIAVLIVVFGILRLLYKVAEPNEALIISGLGVRVDRADTADSLGFKIITGRGVNVIPGFQTARRLSLDTRGVNLQVSCVTKQGLPVTVRAVVIYKVGDDFASIANAARRFLDQQKGMNDTIHELFSGHLRSIVGGLTIEEMIHNRDALTGEVRQSSATEMIKLGLIVDSLQIQEIDDESGYINNLGKPHAAAIAASARIAEAQRDQEAAEVEQVSAAKKAAAVRESQIQQAGYQAEVDQARAKASQSGPLAEATARQEVVVQETRAAELEAALAEQRLQSQVRKPADAKAYDTRTTADAARDASIAKAQAEARETELRAAADATRVKTAAEAEAQATKARAEAMAGATRATGEAEAAAAKARGLAEAEAAKAKGLAEAESARAKGLAEADAIKARAAALAENQEAVVAQQLAERWPEIVEAGASAFGNIDHMVVLNGADGMSDMFAKALSLGGTGLGLARQLMDAMGKPAEKELDESARRNGELKLSD, from the coding sequence ATGAGCCTCGTGGAAATCCTGCTGGTTTCCGCCGGTGGCGTCATCGCCGTGCTGATCGTCGTCTTCGGGATCCTGCGGCTGCTGTACAAAGTGGCCGAACCGAACGAGGCGCTGATCATCTCCGGGCTGGGGGTCCGCGTCGACCGCGCGGACACCGCGGACAGCCTGGGCTTCAAGATCATCACCGGCCGTGGGGTGAACGTCATCCCCGGGTTCCAGACCGCCCGGCGGCTGTCGCTGGACACCCGCGGCGTCAACCTGCAGGTCTCCTGCGTCACCAAGCAGGGGCTGCCGGTCACCGTGCGGGCCGTCGTCATCTACAAGGTCGGGGACGACTTCGCCTCGATCGCCAACGCCGCCCGCCGGTTCCTGGACCAGCAAAAAGGCATGAACGACACGATCCACGAGCTGTTCTCCGGGCACCTGCGCTCGATCGTGGGCGGGCTGACCATCGAGGAAATGATCCACAACCGGGACGCGCTCACCGGCGAGGTGCGCCAGTCCTCGGCCACCGAGATGATCAAGCTGGGACTGATCGTCGACTCGCTGCAGATCCAGGAGATCGACGACGAGTCCGGCTACATCAACAACCTCGGCAAGCCGCACGCCGCCGCGATCGCCGCGTCGGCCCGGATCGCCGAGGCGCAGCGCGACCAGGAAGCCGCCGAGGTCGAGCAGGTCTCGGCCGCGAAGAAGGCCGCCGCGGTCCGGGAAAGCCAGATCCAGCAGGCCGGCTACCAGGCCGAGGTCGACCAGGCGCGGGCGAAGGCGTCGCAGTCGGGCCCGCTCGCCGAGGCGACCGCGCGCCAGGAGGTCGTCGTCCAGGAGACCCGGGCCGCCGAGCTGGAGGCGGCGCTGGCCGAGCAGCGGCTGCAGTCACAGGTCCGCAAGCCGGCCGACGCGAAGGCCTACGACACGCGGACCACGGCCGACGCCGCCCGTGACGCTTCGATCGCCAAGGCCCAGGCCGAGGCGAGGGAGACCGAGCTGCGGGCCGCGGCGGACGCGACCCGCGTGAAGACGGCCGCCGAGGCCGAGGCCCAGGCCACGAAGGCCCGTGCCGAGGCGATGGCGGGCGCGACCCGGGCGACCGGTGAGGCCGAGGCCGCCGCGGCCAAGGCCCGCGGCCTGGCGGAGGCGGAAGCCGCGAAGGCGAAGGGGCTCGCCGAAGCGGAGTCGGCCAGGGCGAAGGGCCTGGCCGAGGCGGACGCGATCAAGGCGCGGGCGGCGGCGCTGGCGGAGAACCAGGAAGCCGTCGTCGCGCAGCAGCTGGCCGAACGCTGGCCGGAGATCGTCGAGGCGGGCGCGAGCGCGTTCGGCAACATCGACCACATGGTCGTGCTCAACGGCGCCGACGGCATGTCCGACATGTTCGCCAAGGCGCTGTCGCTCGGCGGGACCGGTCTCGGCCTGGCCCGGCAGCTGATGGACGCCATGGGCAAGCCGGCCGAGAAGGAGCTCGACGAGTCCGCCCGGCGCAACGGGGAACTGAAGCTCAGCGACTGA
- the pknB gene encoding Stk1 family PASTA domain-containing Ser/Thr kinase: MTRTQPSLVGTLLERRYRVDRLLAHGGMSSVYRGTDTRLDRPVAIKIMDPRFADDRSFVDRFVREAQSAAQLHHPHVVAVHDQGFDLPQGAESGLAFLVMELVDGGTLRDLLDDHGSLDVALALSVAEPVLSALAAAHRAGLVHRDVKPENVLIGRVGQQTGGAVKVADFGLVRAVASAGTTSSSVILGTVAYLSPEQVATGAASSRGDVYSAGILLYEMLTGRVPYTGDTAISVAYRHVNDDVPRPSELRPDLPPALDDLVVRATRRDPHLRPADAGEFLTELTAVRAQLGLLPVTVPIPVSHGQGDLADTERTLPRIPQVPDTAKTMPVHRPNATRALSHTAPPLPAAPPSLTPPPRQRSRPEPEKPRDNRKRILVIAAAVLLLGGLIGAFAFILTDTGGDKTARVPRLVGLNQAAAGDALRAVKLNPRFSQEYDNTAPSNTVLRADPAEGTSLSPNETVSVVLSKGRPQVPDIRPGTALPDAQQAIKAAQLTPVRGADDFDAEVPQGAVIRTTPSAGSQLTIGGQVTIIVSKGPIPLPPVPDVTGQSKDDAFKLLQQAGFEPFQAGEEFKQDVPGGAVTRTDPPANTQPKAKRIGVFFNNAVQVPDVRFRSFGDAQKILEQAGLKADRDGGRGRGNGFDFVFEQDPQPGTFVAKNSKVKLKGFGG, translated from the coding sequence GTGACACGCACCCAACCCAGCCTGGTCGGCACGCTTTTGGAGCGGCGCTACCGGGTGGACCGGCTGCTCGCCCACGGCGGAATGTCTTCCGTCTATCGGGGGACGGACACCCGGCTGGACCGTCCGGTCGCGATCAAGATCATGGACCCGCGCTTCGCCGACGACCGGTCGTTCGTGGACCGGTTCGTGCGGGAGGCGCAGTCCGCGGCGCAGCTGCACCACCCGCACGTCGTGGCGGTGCACGACCAGGGCTTCGACCTGCCCCAGGGTGCGGAGTCGGGCCTGGCGTTCCTGGTGATGGAGCTGGTCGACGGCGGGACGCTGCGCGACCTGCTGGACGACCACGGCTCGCTGGACGTCGCGCTGGCGCTGAGCGTCGCCGAACCCGTGCTGTCGGCGCTGGCCGCCGCGCACCGGGCCGGCCTGGTGCACCGGGACGTGAAGCCGGAGAACGTGCTGATCGGCCGGGTCGGGCAGCAGACCGGCGGGGCGGTGAAGGTCGCGGACTTCGGCCTGGTGCGGGCCGTCGCGAGCGCGGGCACGACCAGCTCGAGCGTCATCCTCGGCACGGTCGCCTACCTCTCCCCCGAGCAGGTCGCGACCGGCGCGGCGTCGTCGCGCGGCGACGTCTACTCGGCCGGGATCCTGCTCTACGAAATGCTGACCGGCCGGGTGCCCTACACCGGCGACACGGCCATCTCGGTGGCCTACCGGCACGTGAACGACGACGTGCCGCGGCCGAGCGAGCTGCGCCCGGACCTGCCGCCGGCGCTCGACGACCTGGTCGTGCGCGCGACGCGGCGGGACCCGCACCTGCGCCCGGCCGACGCCGGGGAGTTCCTCACCGAGCTGACCGCGGTGCGCGCCCAGCTGGGGCTGCTGCCGGTGACCGTGCCGATCCCGGTGTCCCACGGCCAGGGCGACCTCGCCGACACCGAGCGCACGCTGCCGCGGATCCCGCAGGTGCCGGACACCGCGAAGACGATGCCGGTGCACCGTCCGAACGCGACACGGGCGCTGAGCCACACCGCACCTCCGCTGCCGGCGGCCCCGCCGTCGCTCACCCCGCCGCCGCGGCAGCGCAGCCGGCCCGAGCCGGAGAAGCCGCGGGACAACCGCAAGCGGATCCTCGTGATCGCGGCCGCGGTGCTGCTGCTCGGCGGGCTGATCGGGGCGTTCGCCTTCATCCTCACCGACACCGGCGGCGACAAGACCGCGCGGGTGCCGCGGCTCGTCGGGCTGAACCAGGCCGCCGCCGGCGACGCGCTGCGGGCGGTGAAGCTGAACCCGCGGTTCAGCCAGGAGTACGACAACACGGCGCCGTCGAACACCGTGCTGCGCGCCGACCCGGCCGAGGGCACGTCGCTCTCGCCGAACGAGACGGTCTCGGTGGTGCTGTCGAAGGGCCGCCCGCAGGTGCCGGACATCCGGCCGGGCACCGCGCTGCCCGACGCCCAGCAGGCGATCAAGGCGGCCCAGCTGACGCCGGTGCGCGGCGCCGACGACTTCGACGCCGAGGTCCCGCAGGGTGCGGTCATCCGCACGACGCCGTCGGCGGGCAGCCAGCTGACCATCGGCGGCCAGGTCACGATCATCGTGTCGAAGGGCCCGATCCCGCTGCCGCCGGTCCCGGACGTCACCGGCCAGTCCAAGGACGACGCGTTCAAGCTGCTGCAGCAGGCCGGGTTCGAGCCGTTCCAGGCGGGCGAGGAGTTCAAGCAGGACGTCCCGGGCGGCGCCGTCACCCGCACCGACCCGCCGGCGAACACGCAGCCGAAGGCGAAGCGGATCGGCGTGTTCTTCAACAACGCCGTCCAGGTGCCGGACGTGCGGTTCCGTTCGTTCGGCGACGCGCAGAAGATCCTCGAGCAGGCCGGGCTGAAGGCCGATCGTGACGGCGGCCGCGGCCGCGGCAACGGGTTCGACTTCGTCTTCGAGCAGGACCCGCAGCCGGGCACGTTCGTGGCGAAGAACTCCAAGGTCAAGCTGAAGGGCTTCGGGGGATGA
- a CDS encoding Rv2175c family DNA-binding protein, whose protein sequence is MSGIPVAEDVLDAAIAVLPLPEVATALGTSTNKVRQMLRDGQLIALKRGGELCVPSDFFVRDGVVKGLTGTITVLADSGFSRTEMLRWLFTEDDTLPGNMPIKALRTSHGTEVKRRAQAMAF, encoded by the coding sequence GTGAGTGGGATTCCTGTCGCCGAAGACGTCCTCGACGCCGCCATCGCGGTCCTTCCGCTGCCGGAGGTGGCGACCGCCCTCGGGACGTCGACCAACAAGGTCCGGCAGATGCTGCGCGACGGGCAGCTGATCGCGCTGAAGCGCGGCGGTGAACTGTGCGTGCCCAGCGACTTCTTCGTGCGGGACGGCGTCGTCAAGGGGCTGACCGGGACGATCACCGTGCTCGCCGACTCCGGGTTCTCCCGGACCGAGATGCTGCGGTGGCTGTTCACCGAGGACGACACGCTGCCCGGGAACATGCCCATCAAAGCGCTGCGGACCAGCCACGGCACCGAGGTCAAGCGGCGCGCGCAGGCCATGGCGTTCTGA